The Bacteroidota bacterium genome contains the following window.
CTCAAGTACTTCTGCAGTATCAGCAAGTTGTGGAATTGCTTTGGGAGAAACAAAACTTCCAAAGTCCAGTGTATGAAAGTTGCAATTGAGCAAAGAATTTAAATAACTGATTTTTACATCGGTTGGAATAAATTCTTTCAACCCTTGCATGGCATCTCGCGGACATTCGACTATTTTTGCACTCATTTTTTTACAGAGTGCAAAGTTAAACCTATTTTAATTTCAGCATCGAATAAAAAATAAGTATGTCACCCTAATTTCTAATCGAAAGATTATCAATTTTTTAAAAAAAGAATTAACAAAAAATGCAAGAAGATGCAACCCTTGAGCCTGAAAAAGGTACTTTACAAGTTGAACCAAGAACCAAAAACGTAATGAACGAGCAAGAAAATCTACCCGTAGACCGCAACAAAGAAACTACTGAAGAACTAGACAACGACGAGACCCTTGAAGCACAAGCTTTAGCTGAGGAGAAAGTGGAATCTGAATTGGAAACTCCTGTAACGCCAGAAGCATCTGAAATTATTGAAGAAACTTCCATCGCTGAAAAAGTAATGGAAGAGGAAACAATACCAGTAGCAGATCCTGAATTGGAAACGCCAATTGCCGAAATTGTTGAACCTGCGGCAAAAGAAGTTACAGAATCTCCTGTCACTGAAATTTTATCGAAAGAAACAGAAACTCCCGCTGCCGAAATTGCAGCAGAAGAGCCTTCAGCAATTGCAGCAGAAAAAAATATAGAAACTCCTGTTGCTGAGATTGCAGCAGAAGAGCCTGCAGCAATTGCAGAAGTAAAAATAGAAACTCCTGTTGCTGAGATTGCAGCAGTAGAGCCTGCAGCAATTGCAGAAGTAAAAATAGAAACTCCTGTTGCTGAGATTGCAGCAGAAGATCCTGCAGCCAAAGCAGAAGAAGTTAAAGAAACACCTGTTGCTACAATAGAAGCAGAGGAGCCTGCAGCCATCGCAGAAGAAGTTGTAGAAACTCCTACTTTAATAACAAAAGCAGATGCGACAGCAGAATTGATTGCAAATACATCTCCTGATTTGAGTGTGTTTGATACCCACGACGAAGACCATAGTGATGACCATGCACCAGAATATGTATCCGAGGCAGAGGTTGCCAATTTGAAAAAACATAGCAAAGAAGAATTGGTTTCAATGGCTTGGGAAGCCGCTAAGCTGCCCGAATTGAATGAGGCTTCACAAACTTTCAGAAAATTACGTCCTATTATAGAAGTACTTTGGAATGCCGATTTTCAAGGAGCATTACAATTGTTTATTGAGAATGGCGGTGTTCGCGAAGATTTTGAATACAATGATCCTACCAAAGAAGAATATAATAGTGCTTATAAAGAATTTGCAAACCGTAGAGAAGCTTACCGCAAACAATTAGAGCAAGAGAAGATTAAAAATTTAGAAGCCAAGCGTGCAATCTTAAATCAAATAAAAGAAATTGCCGAGCAGGAAGATTCAAGTGGCAGCCTTCAACTTATAAAAGATTTGCAGCACCAGTGGAAAGCCATTCGTGCTATCCCTAATGAAGCCCGCGAAGAGCTATGGAATAAATATACTTATTTCCTCGACAAGTTTTATGATAACTTGGGCATCAATAACGAATTAAAAGAACTTGACCGCCGCAAAAACCTTGAAGTAAAAATAGAGCTTTGCAAAAAAATGGATGTCTTATTGGAAGAAACTTCTTTGCGTAAGACTATCATCATGCAGAAGAAATATTGGGAAGATTGGAAGAATACGGGTCCTGTTCCCATGGAAGCCAAAGACATGATGTGGGAGCGTTTCAAAGAAGCTGCTGATAAAGTATATGATCAGATAACTCAGAAATATCAAGCATTTGAAGGCGAACGTCAGATAAATTTGGATGCCAAAATTGCACTTTGTGAAAGAGCAGATGAGCTAACACAATTTGAGGCCAATACTGCAAAAGAATGGGTTGCCAAAATAGATGATGCCAATAAATTATTTGAAGAATGGAAAGCTGTTGGGCCTGTTTCCAATAAGTTGAGCGATGAAATTTGGGAACGCTTTAAAGCCGCTATCAACAAATTTT
Protein-coding sequences here:
- a CDS encoding DUF349 domain-containing protein; this translates as MQEDATLEPEKGTLQVEPRTKNVMNEQENLPVDRNKETTEELDNDETLEAQALAEEKVESELETPVTPEASEIIEETSIAEKVMEEETIPVADPELETPIAEIVEPAAKEVTESPVTEILSKETETPAAEIAAEEPSAIAAEKNIETPVAEIAAEEPAAIAEVKIETPVAEIAAVEPAAIAEVKIETPVAEIAAEDPAAKAEEVKETPVATIEAEEPAAIAEEVVETPTLITKADATAELIANTSPDLSVFDTHDEDHSDDHAPEYVSEAEVANLKKHSKEELVSMAWEAAKLPELNEASQTFRKLRPIIEVLWNADFQGALQLFIENGGVREDFEYNDPTKEEYNSAYKEFANRREAYRKQLEQEKIKNLEAKRAILNQIKEIAEQEDSSGSLQLIKDLQHQWKAIRAIPNEAREELWNKYTYFLDKFYDNLGINNELKELDRRKNLEVKIELCKKMDVLLEETSLRKTIIMQKKYWEDWKNTGPVPMEAKDMMWERFKEAADKVYDQITQKYQAFEGERQINLDAKIALCERADELTQFEANTAKEWVAKIDDANKLFEEWKAVGPVSNKLSDEIWERFKAAINKFYDNKNTFFKNIEKARSENLRIKNELCTKAEELQNSEDWGNATKSLLAFQDEWKKTGPVHEKHSEKVWTRFRTACDVFFERKKEFFASKIQDETKNLEAKKEIIAKLEELAKAENSEDLIERVKTLQDEWGNYGFVPIKQKDDIQRRFKAVLDAIYQRIRKDFQSNNVTRHRNHYEVIARQTDGKDMLYSEEKRLSERIKLMKHDIDTWQNNMGFFANSKNSAAFTKQIEDKIKDAQKKISGLMDQLRTLRNVKTGKPEEVKTAAPTPPAETKTEEPTVESPANTVE